A stretch of Bombus huntii isolate Logan2020A chromosome 7, iyBomHunt1.1, whole genome shotgun sequence DNA encodes these proteins:
- the LOC126867439 gene encoding organic cation transporter protein-like isoform X3 — MYDVNYTEILLNGSHVPDPSWPTKDCQQGWEFNYTTVPYASVASEVTENVRLLGWVCQYDALPTIAQSIFFIGAIFGGLIFGWVADQYGRIPALLGANLMGFLAGVATAFTGSFWQFTLCRFFVGFAFDNCFTMMYILVLEYVGPKWRTFVANMSIAIFFTFATCILPWIAYYLADWRMTCIVTSVPLVLAVGTPWLIPESARWLVSQGQIDRAIKILGKFERINGTKVPDDIYRRFRETCARICKEEEADKTYSVLDLFRTPRLRNITILFIVIWMAISLVFDGHVRNVDNLGLDVFVTFTIAAATELPADTFLTLVLDRWGRRWLACGSLVISGIFSIWASAVSNSIYTASLAILGRFWINISYNIGLQYAAEVLPTVVRAQGVALIHIMGYVASILAPFVVYLNVVSSFLPLLVLGTLGIMGGLLTLFLPETLNKDLPQTLQDGEDFGKDQKMWDVPCIGRKREDEETPPVAMFRSFSRCSARNSMRASLRGEPLRSSMLRRSSIKSRKSENSITEVERL; from the exons ATGTACGATGTAAATTACACGGAAATTTTGCTAAATGGAAGCCACGTACCGGACCCATCGTGGCCAACGAAAGATTGCCAACAAGGATGGGAATTTAATTATACCACCGTCCCTTATGCGTCTGTGGCATCCGAGGTGACAGAAAATGTTCGACTT CTGGGATGGGTTTGTCAGTATGATGCATTGCCAACCATAGCTCAAAGTATCTTCTTCATCGGCGCTATCTTCGGAGGATTAATTTTTGGATGGGTTGCTGATCAATATGGAAGAATACCAGCTTTGCTCGGAGCTAATTTAATGGGATTTCTCGCTGGGGTGGCTACTGCGTTCACGGGTAGCTTCTGGCAGTTCACTTTGTGTCGTTTTTTCGTTGGATTCGCCTTTGATAATTGCTTCACTATGATGTACATATTAG TATTAGAATACGTTGGACCAAAGTGGAGGACATTCGTGGCGAATATGTCGATCGCAATATTCTTCACATTTGCAACTTGCATTCTACCCTGGATCGCCTATTATTTGGCCGACTGGAGGATGACCTGTATTGTCACCTCGGTTCCTCTTGTTCTAGCCGTAGGTACGCCATGGTTGATACCGGAAAGCGCTCGATGGCTGGTCAGCCAAGGTCAGATAGACAGGGCCATTAAAATCCTTGGTAAATTCGAGCGAATCAACGGCACCAAGGTGCCCGATGACATCTATAGACGATTCCGG GAAACCTGTGCCAGAATCTGCAAAGAGGAGGAAGCAGACAAAACGTACTCCGTGTTGGATCTATTTAGAACGCCACGACTACGGAATATCACGATtctatttattgttatttg GATGGCGATTTCTTTGGTGTTCGATGGTCACGTACGAAACGTCGATAATTTAGGCCTGGACGTGTTTGTTACGTTCACGATTGCTGCAGCAACCGAGCTGCCTGCTGACACGTTCCTCACGCTCGTTCTTGATCGATGGGGCAGAAGATGGCTGGCGTGTGGTTCCCTCGTCATTTCTGGTATCTTCAGCATCTGGGCTTCTGCCGTTTCCAATA gTATATATACAGCTTCTCTGGCAATTCTCGGTAGATTTTGGATAAACATTTCATACAATATCGGTCTCCAATATGCGGCTGAAGTATTACCAACTGTGGTTAGAGCTCAGGGTGTAGCTTTGATACATATAATGGGATACGTTGCTAGTATCCTCGCACCCTTCGTAGTCTATCTCAATGTTGTGTCCTCGTTCCTACCTCTTCTTGTGCTGGGCACACTCGGAATTATGGGCGGTCTTCTGACTCTCTTTTTGCCGGAAACATTGAATAAGGATCTTCCGCAGACGCTGCAGGACGGCGAGGATTTTGGAAAAGATCAGAAGATGTGGGATGTACCTTGTATCGGAAG GAAACGCGAGGACGAGGAGACACCACCGGTCGCCATGTTCCGATCATTTTCTAGATGCAGTGCGAGGAATTCGATGAGAGCGTCGCTTCGCGGTGAACCTTTAAGGAGTAGCATGCTACGGAGATCGAGTATAAAATCGAGGAAAAGCGAAAACTCGATCACAGAGGTCGAAAGGCTGTAG